In the Synechococcus sp. Nb3U1 genome, one interval contains:
- a CDS encoding DUF4397 domain-containing protein, whose translation MKVAREWVGAVLWVVGGTFMPGLLSGCAIPMPSASAEVSEIQVRLVHVAPNTPRIDLEVGGVRAAQYVAYGSVSEYVRMPAGEYDIVLSSTPEKIDLNQPLRFDVAARTVASLRGGGVFSVVATDEPNRMTALVLEDNINPLFDQALVRFVHAAPDAPALQWRGEQDRILLPRLAFGEVSTFQAMRPGFTQIQVAPAPSTTPGVQSTASSSALERFDLQLEAGKVYTLYVAGLLRSKPGLDLVLAEETRARKLL comes from the coding sequence ATGAAAGTTGCGCGCGAATGGGTGGGCGCGGTTCTCTGGGTAGTGGGCGGCACATTCATGCCGGGGCTTTTGTCCGGTTGCGCCATCCCTATGCCTTCTGCATCCGCTGAGGTTTCTGAAATTCAGGTGCGTTTGGTGCATGTGGCCCCCAATACCCCTCGGATCGACCTAGAGGTGGGTGGGGTGAGGGCTGCTCAGTATGTGGCCTACGGCTCCGTGAGCGAGTACGTGCGGATGCCTGCAGGTGAGTACGATATTGTCTTGTCTTCGACGCCTGAAAAAATTGATCTTAATCAACCCTTGCGTTTCGATGTTGCCGCCAGAACCGTAGCTAGCTTACGGGGTGGGGGGGTGTTTTCGGTGGTTGCCACCGACGAGCCGAATCGCATGACAGCTTTGGTTCTGGAAGACAACATTAATCCCCTCTTCGATCAAGCACTGGTGCGGTTTGTTCATGCGGCTCCCGATGCGCCAGCTCTGCAGTGGCGGGGAGAACAAGACCGGATCCTTTTACCTCGGCTAGCCTTCGGTGAAGTGTCTACCTTTCAAGCGATGCGACCTGGGTTTACGCAAATTCAGGTGGCTCCAGCCCCCTCGACCACACCCGGTGTGCAGTCCACGGCTAGTAGCTCTGCCTTAGAACGGTTTGATCTTCAGCTGGAAGCAGGCAAAGTGTACACCCTTTACGTGGCGGGTCTGTTGCGCAGCAAGCCGGGACTGGATCTGGTACTGGCGGAGGAAACTCGCGCTCGCAAACTCCTGTAG
- a CDS encoding bifunctional sterol desaturase/short chain dehydrogenase, producing the protein MDIGSIDQWIWGGGIALASILWAEIVRDIRHWLAHGWPWLMPKHNLHHRLFRRDLSVVDGQLYRESQWHHDVPEAVTMILTGIPWVVLLGWGSWLNGVAATVGIVYSASFLVSGMLRGWGLALETDITHQPGPFRFPPSQWHVNRTYHWRHHFDDTNAYFCGTLTFVDRMMGTSLSLKGKRVAVTGASGTLGHGLLKHLHRQGAKVIALSSQPDPIQIEMDGQLQAVETIHWQVGQEGSLLDLFERIDILVLNHGLNVHGARDAEAVRRSYAVNTFSSWRLMELFFQTVRSNPEVATKEVWVNTSEAEVSPAFSPLYELSKRALGDLVTLRRLDAPCVVRKLILGPFKSNLNPIGVMSGDWVAAQILAQAKRDCRNIIVTINPFTYLFFPLKELAVGTYFRLFSRSLPHPEAAASNSDGIPVV; encoded by the coding sequence ATGGACATCGGCAGCATCGACCAGTGGATATGGGGTGGAGGGATCGCGTTGGCCTCCATTCTTTGGGCTGAGATCGTGCGGGATATTCGCCATTGGCTGGCTCACGGTTGGCCCTGGCTGATGCCCAAGCACAACCTGCACCATCGCCTATTTCGCCGCGATCTGAGCGTGGTGGACGGGCAACTGTACCGGGAATCTCAGTGGCACCACGATGTGCCGGAAGCCGTGACGATGATCCTGACCGGGATCCCTTGGGTGGTCTTGTTAGGCTGGGGATCCTGGCTGAATGGCGTGGCGGCAACGGTGGGCATTGTCTACTCCGCCAGCTTTTTGGTCTCGGGGATGCTGCGGGGCTGGGGTCTGGCCCTAGAAACTGATATCACCCATCAACCGGGGCCTTTTCGATTTCCGCCCAGCCAATGGCATGTCAACCGCACCTACCACTGGCGGCACCACTTCGACGATACCAATGCTTATTTCTGCGGCACCCTGACGTTTGTGGATCGGATGATGGGCACCAGTCTTTCTTTAAAGGGCAAGCGAGTGGCGGTCACAGGGGCCTCTGGCACCCTTGGACATGGGCTGTTGAAGCACCTCCACCGGCAGGGGGCCAAAGTCATCGCCCTCAGTTCTCAGCCGGATCCCATTCAAATTGAGATGGATGGGCAACTGCAAGCTGTAGAAACGATCCATTGGCAGGTGGGGCAGGAGGGATCCCTGCTGGATCTTTTCGAGCGCATCGATATTCTCGTTCTCAACCACGGCCTCAATGTTCATGGTGCTCGGGATGCGGAGGCAGTTCGCCGATCCTATGCCGTCAATACCTTCTCCAGTTGGCGCCTGATGGAATTGTTCTTCCAGACGGTGCGCAGCAACCCGGAGGTGGCCACCAAAGAGGTTTGGGTGAACACCTCAGAGGCCGAAGTCAGCCCCGCCTTTAGCCCCCTCTACGAGCTTTCCAAACGCGCCCTTGGGGATTTGGTTACCCTGCGCCGTCTAGATGCCCCCTGTGTGGTGCGCAAGCTGATCCTAGGGCCCTTCAAGAGCAATCTCAACCCGATTGGGGTCATGTCTGGAGATTGGGTCGCGGCTCAGATCTTGGCTCAAGCCAAGCGTGACTGCCGCAACATTATCGTCACCATTAACCCTTTCACCTACCTGTTTTTCCCCCTGAAAGAACTGGCTGTAGGCACCTATTTCCGGCTGTTTAGTCGTTCTCTCCCCCATCCAGAAGCCGCTGCTTCCAACTCCGATGGGATCCCTGTGGTTTGA